From the genome of Candidatus Hydrogenedentota bacterium:
GCGAATGCCCGCCGCCTTCCGGATATGGTCGACGACATCGTGCGAAGTCAGGCCGACGGGCTTATCTACGAGTAAGAGTCCTGTCATGGGTTCTGGTCCATTGCCTCAAGTAATGCATGCACGACTTCGTCGCGCACTTCGCGCAGTGGCCGTGTCAGCGTGGCGCCCGCGGCAGCCGCATGGCCGCCCCCGCCAAAGCGGTTCAGGAATGCCGCCGCGTTGAAACCGGGCGCGGCGCGAAGGCTCACCTTGGTTTCATCCGGTTTCACGGCATAGCACAAGACACCGACCTGCACGCCCTCGATGTTTCGCGTGTAGTTTACCAGGTTCTCGATATCGTCCCGCCGTGCGCCCGCTGCCTCGAAATCTTCCGGCGCCACGAACGAATGCGCGACCCGGCCGCCGGCGCCGAACGCCATGCGTTCAAGCACCAGTTGGAGGAGCCGGGCTTTCGGCAGCGACACTACGTCAAACACGCGGCTGCAAAGCGTATGGGCTTCGATGCCCGCATCGTAGAGCACGGCGGCAATGCGGTGCGAACGGGCCGTTGTGTTCGAGAACCGGAAACCGCCCGTGTCGGTTGCCTGCGCCACGTAGAGGCACGTGGCGGCATCCCGCGTGAGCGGCGTTTCCGATGCTTGGAACAACTCGAAGATCATCTCGCCGGTGGCGGCGAAGGACGAGTCGATGAGACCGATCGCGCCCGCGGGCCCTTCGTCAAGGTGATGGTCGACAATGAGCAGGTTGCGCCTGTCCGGAATATGCCGCGCCACCGCGCCGATCCGGTCCAGGTCCCCGGCATCCACCACGACCGCAAGATCCGTTTCGGGGAGTTCCTCGCTTACCGCCCGAATTTGGCCGGCCCCGGGCAAGAAGGCGTAGGTGCGCGGCACGGGGTCGGCCATGACGCAGTGCACGGCGCTTTTCCCCAAGGCGCGCAGGAGATGGTAAAGCCCCAGGAGCGAGCCGATCGCGTCGCCGTCCGGACTGATGTGCGTGGTCAGTAGAAACGAATCGCGTTCCCGGAAGATTTCCAGGATCTCGGCGAAACTCAGCGCGCGCATGGGCGTCTGCGCCTCCGCCTCATGTATCCTCCCAAATACCTCTTCAAGATGGTAGACCTGGTCCAGCGTGTCATCAGGCAGGAACCGGATTTCCG
Proteins encoded in this window:
- the rbfA gene encoding 30S ribosome-binding factor RbfA; the protein is MTQKVRPQRVAELIRHEIAQLLSKGLKDPRIGFVSVMNVKLSPDLRYADVYVSLFGSDQERKSSLVGLQRSAGWVRHEIGKHVRMRYTPEIRFLPDDTLDQVYHLEEVFGRIHEAEAQTPMRALSFAEILEIFRERDSFLLTTHISPDGDAIGSLLGLYHLLRALGKSAVHCVMADPVPRTYAFLPGAGQIRAVSEELPETDLAVVVDAGDLDRIGAVARHIPDRRNLLIVDHHLDEGPAGAIGLIDSSFAATGEMIFELFQASETPLTRDAATCLYVAQATDTGGFRFSNTTARSHRIAAVLYDAGIEAHTLCSRVFDVVSLPKARLLQLVLERMAFGAGGRVAHSFVAPEDFEAAGARRDDIENLVNYTRNIEGVQVGVLCYAVKPDETKVSLRAAPGFNAAAFLNRFGGGGHAAAAGATLTRPLREVRDEVVHALLEAMDQNP